A portion of the Vibrio coralliirubri genome contains these proteins:
- the dusA gene encoding tRNA dihydrouridine(20/20a) synthase DusA gives MTHSCRLSVAPMLDWTDRHCRYFHRLLSQQTLLYTEMVTTGAILHGKGDFLEYNEQEHPLALQLGGSNPVDLAACAKLAGERGYDEVNLNVGCPSDRVQNGRFGACLMAEPELVADCVSAMKEVTDIPITVKTRIGIDDQDSYEFLTKFVSTVSEKGGCEQFTIHARKAWLSGLSPKENREIPPLDYDRAYQIKKDFSDLVIAVNGGITTLEQTKEHLQHLDGVMIGREAYHSPFILAEVDQQIFGLDTPIKKRSQVVEEMYPYIERELSNGASLGHISRHMLGLFQSMPGARQWRRYISENAHKKGAGIEVMQTALAKIPKELNV, from the coding sequence ATGACACATTCATGTAGGTTGTCCGTCGCTCCAATGCTCGATTGGACTGACCGCCACTGTCGTTACTTTCACCGTTTGCTTTCTCAGCAGACTCTTCTGTACACGGAAATGGTAACAACGGGCGCGATCTTACATGGTAAGGGCGACTTCCTAGAATATAACGAGCAAGAACATCCCCTTGCACTTCAACTCGGAGGTTCAAACCCGGTTGATCTTGCTGCTTGTGCGAAACTTGCTGGTGAGCGTGGTTACGATGAAGTGAACCTTAACGTAGGTTGTCCTTCAGACCGAGTTCAGAATGGTCGCTTTGGTGCATGCTTGATGGCTGAGCCAGAGTTGGTGGCAGATTGTGTGTCGGCGATGAAAGAAGTCACTGATATCCCAATTACCGTGAAAACGCGTATCGGTATCGATGACCAAGACTCTTATGAGTTTTTAACTAAGTTTGTTTCGACGGTTTCTGAAAAAGGTGGCTGTGAGCAATTTACTATCCATGCGCGTAAAGCATGGTTGAGTGGTCTTAGCCCGAAAGAGAACCGTGAGATCCCACCGCTAGATTACGATCGTGCATATCAAATCAAGAAAGACTTCTCTGATCTGGTGATTGCCGTGAATGGTGGCATTACTACTCTTGAGCAAACTAAAGAGCACTTGCAACACCTTGATGGTGTGATGATCGGCCGTGAGGCTTACCATAGCCCGTTTATCTTGGCTGAAGTCGATCAGCAGATCTTTGGTTTAGACACGCCAATCAAGAAGCGCTCACAAGTGGTTGAAGAGATGTACCCGTACATCGAACGTGAACTTTCAAATGGCGCAAGCTTAGGACATATCTCTCGTCATATGCTTGGTTTGTTCCAAAGCATGCCTGGTGCAAGGCAATGGCGTCGCTACATCAGTGAAAATGCACATAAGAAAGGTGCAGGTATCGAAGTGATGCAAACGGCATTGGCTAAGATCCCTAAAGAGTTAAATGTTTAA
- the zur gene encoding zinc uptake transcriptional repressor Zur, which translates to MVKNLDHTLIEQVEGICASRGVRLTPQRKRVFELILSNKKASSAYELLEQLKVSEPQAKPPTVYRALDFLLEQGFIHRVESTNSFICCCSCNANKHFSQLLICDKCGTVIELQDDALVTLLASNAEKHGFQLTNHVIESHGICQSCSSEMKE; encoded by the coding sequence ATGGTGAAAAATTTGGACCACACATTAATAGAGCAAGTTGAAGGGATATGCGCATCGCGAGGCGTTAGATTAACACCTCAAAGAAAGCGAGTGTTTGAGCTCATCCTCTCTAATAAAAAAGCCTCCAGTGCTTATGAATTATTAGAGCAGTTGAAAGTCAGTGAACCGCAGGCCAAGCCTCCTACAGTTTATCGCGCTTTGGATTTCTTGTTGGAACAAGGTTTCATTCACCGAGTTGAGTCAACCAATAGCTTCATATGCTGCTGTTCTTGCAATGCCAACAAACATTTCTCCCAACTACTGATCTGCGATAAATGTGGCACTGTGATAGAACTGCAAGACGATGCTCTTGTCACCCTACTCGCCAGTAACGCTGAGAAGCATGGCTTTCAATTGACGAATCATGTCATTGAATCGCATGGCATTTGCCAATCTTGCTCCTCCGAGATGAAAGAATAA
- a CDS encoding chemotaxis protein CheX, which translates to MRAEFVNPFLASLMNVLKTMASLELKPQKPRVKKDEIARGDVSGLIGMVGTQSRGSMSITFDEGLALEIMENMLGERPNGLNEEVTDMVGEITNMVTGGAKRILAESGFDFDMATPIVVSGKGHTIRHKCDGAIIIMPFSSQWGNAFIEICFE; encoded by the coding sequence ATGCGCGCTGAATTTGTAAACCCGTTTTTAGCTTCTTTGATGAACGTATTAAAAACGATGGCTTCTCTAGAATTGAAGCCACAAAAACCGAGAGTTAAGAAAGATGAAATCGCTCGTGGTGATGTATCCGGCCTAATTGGTATGGTTGGTACACAGTCTCGTGGCTCTATGTCGATCACCTTTGATGAAGGTCTCGCTCTCGAAATCATGGAAAACATGCTCGGTGAACGACCAAACGGCCTCAACGAAGAAGTGACCGATATGGTGGGTGAAATCACTAACATGGTGACTGGCGGTGCAAAACGTATTCTTGCGGAAAGCGGTTTTGACTTCGATATGGCAACGCCAATCGTGGTTTCCGGTAAAGGTCATACGATTCGTCACAAGTGTGATGGGGCAATCATCATAATGCCTTTCTCATCTCAATGGGGTAATGCTTTCATCGAGATCTGTTTCGAATAA
- the pgi gene encoding glucose-6-phosphate isomerase encodes MLKNINPTHTQAWKALTAHFESAQDMDMKELFAQDAKRFESFSTRFGSDILVDYSKNLIDAETMQHLFALANETEVKSAIEAMFGGDAINKTEGRSVLHTALRNRSDNPVMVDGKDVMPAVNAVLAKMELFTHRIVSGEWKGYTGKEITDVVNIGIGGSDLGPYMVTEALTPYKTRLNMHFVSNVDGTHIVETLKPLNPETTLFLVASKTFTTQETMTNAHSARDWFLAEAGDNAHVAKHFAALSTNATAVAEFGIDTDNMFEFWDWVGGRYSLWSAIGLSISLSVGFDNFVELLEGAHEMDNHFASTEFESNIPVILALIGIWYNNFHGAESEAILPYDQYMHRFAAYFQQGNMESNGKFVDREGNPVEYQTGPIIWGEPGTNGQHAFYQLIHQGTKLIPSDFIAPAISHNPASDHHQKLMSNFFAQTEALAFGKTKETVEAEFLAAGKTAEEVAELVPFKVFEGNRPTNSILVKQINPRSLGNLIAMYEHKIFVQGVIWNIFSFDQWGVELGKQLANQILPELADDAQVTSHDSSTNGLINAFKALKA; translated from the coding sequence ATGTTGAAAAATATCAACCCAACGCATACACAAGCGTGGAAAGCTCTAACTGCACATTTTGAGTCTGCTCAAGATATGGATATGAAAGAACTGTTTGCTCAAGATGCAAAGCGTTTCGAGAGCTTTTCTACTCGTTTCGGTTCTGACATCTTAGTGGATTACTCTAAGAACCTTATCGATGCTGAAACTATGCAGCACCTATTTGCTCTTGCGAACGAGACTGAAGTTAAGTCTGCAATTGAAGCAATGTTCGGTGGTGATGCAATCAACAAGACTGAAGGTCGTTCAGTACTTCACACTGCTCTACGTAACCGTAGCGACAACCCAGTAATGGTTGATGGCAAAGACGTAATGCCAGCAGTGAACGCAGTACTAGCAAAAATGGAACTGTTCACACACCGTATCGTTTCTGGTGAGTGGAAAGGTTACACAGGTAAAGAGATCACTGATGTAGTTAACATCGGTATCGGCGGTTCGGACCTTGGTCCATACATGGTGACTGAAGCTCTAACGCCATACAAAACTCGTCTAAACATGCACTTCGTTTCTAACGTAGATGGCACTCACATTGTTGAGACACTTAAGCCTCTTAACCCAGAAACAACGCTATTCTTAGTGGCATCTAAAACATTCACTACTCAAGAAACAATGACTAACGCGCACTCTGCTCGTGATTGGTTCTTGGCTGAAGCGGGTGATAACGCACACGTAGCTAAACACTTCGCAGCACTATCAACTAACGCAACTGCGGTCGCTGAGTTTGGTATTGATACTGACAACATGTTCGAATTTTGGGACTGGGTTGGTGGTCGTTACTCACTATGGTCTGCAATCGGTCTTTCTATCTCACTATCTGTTGGCTTTGATAACTTCGTAGAGCTGCTAGAAGGTGCTCACGAGATGGATAATCACTTTGCTTCAACTGAGTTTGAAAGCAACATTCCAGTAATCCTTGCGCTTATCGGTATTTGGTACAACAACTTCCACGGCGCTGAGTCAGAAGCAATTCTTCCTTACGATCAATACATGCACCGTTTTGCTGCTTACTTCCAGCAAGGCAACATGGAATCGAACGGTAAGTTTGTTGACCGTGAAGGCAACCCAGTAGAGTACCAAACAGGTCCTATCATCTGGGGCGAACCTGGTACAAACGGCCAGCACGCGTTCTACCAACTGATTCACCAAGGCACTAAGCTGATCCCATCAGACTTCATCGCGCCTGCTATCAGTCACAACCCAGCATCTGATCACCACCAGAAGCTAATGTCTAACTTCTTTGCTCAAACTGAAGCACTAGCATTCGGTAAGACAAAAGAGACAGTAGAAGCCGAATTCCTAGCGGCGGGTAAAACAGCTGAAGAAGTGGCTGAGCTAGTACCTTTCAAAGTATTTGAAGGTAACCGCCCAACGAACTCAATTCTTGTTAAGCAAATCAACCCTCGCTCTTTAGGTAACCTAATCGCGATGTACGAGCACAAGATCTTCGTTCAAGGCGTTATCTGGAACATCTTCAGCTTCGACCAATGGGGTGTAGAGCTTGGTAAGCAACTAGCAAACCAAATTCTTCCAGAGCTTGCTGATGATGCTCAAGTAACGTCTCACGACAGCTCAACGAACGGTCTAATCAACGCATTTAAAGCGCTTAAAGCTTAA
- a CDS encoding secondary thiamine-phosphate synthase enzyme YjbQ, producing the protein MWIQKTIHLNARKRGFHLITDEIEQQIHDINSLSVGLLHLFIQHTSASLTLNENADPTVRTDMESHFNKFVPERAPYYRHTYEGDDDMPAHIKASTLGTSVTIPISNGRLALGTWQGIYLGEHRDCGGSRTVIATIQGE; encoded by the coding sequence ATGTGGATTCAGAAGACTATACACCTAAATGCACGAAAGCGTGGATTTCATCTCATTACTGATGAAATTGAACAACAGATACACGATATCAATTCTTTATCTGTTGGTTTATTACATCTTTTTATCCAACATACCTCAGCCAGCCTCACATTAAACGAGAACGCAGATCCTACCGTCCGTACTGATATGGAGTCGCACTTCAATAAGTTTGTTCCCGAGCGAGCGCCCTACTACAGACACACCTATGAAGGCGATGATGACATGCCTGCCCACATTAAAGCATCGACACTTGGCACCAGTGTGACAATACCGATTAGCAACGGTCGTTTAGCTTTAGGAACATGGCAGGGCATTTACTTAGGTGAGCATCGAGATTGTGGTGGAAGCCGTACTGTGATTGCGACTATTCAAGGTGAGTAA
- a CDS encoding BamA/TamA family outer membrane protein, translating into MFKRTTRNWLMSVMTLLGVSFSSSAASEEKDSAFVPFYFSTETMGNTFGVAGVAKGVWQPQAALFGMALYSDKDSYVGFLSAFNYALSENVLFSTQMYQARFNDNPYYIGSQGDNDSSIDDKTIADGLEQNYQFEFKYLLPWGNVAEHGLLGAFQPIKDVSFASPVESGVSSILFTPFYTARELEGLNNTEEATGFSLAFDWDNRDSTRNPTRGSHTNLEFTTGADSWSNDDLWLKWTFQNSQYFALGPLGDLFDQQVLAFDFYTADTPTWDNCSGQDCARPPETEQARLGGLYRLRGYTGGRYHGRSAVHYSAEYRVLPDWQPLGDIPLINYYDLPWWQWVAFAELGRVADEYDIKTLHSDMKWSLGGAVRFQVEGIVVRAELARGGDEGTFRVMINQPF; encoded by the coding sequence ATGTTCAAGCGAACGACTCGAAACTGGCTAATGTCTGTAATGACATTACTCGGTGTCAGCTTTTCTTCTTCCGCTGCGAGCGAAGAAAAAGATTCAGCCTTTGTCCCTTTCTACTTCAGCACCGAAACCATGGGTAACACCTTTGGGGTTGCGGGTGTCGCAAAGGGTGTTTGGCAACCTCAAGCCGCTCTGTTTGGTATGGCACTGTATTCGGACAAAGACAGTTACGTAGGCTTTCTATCGGCTTTTAACTATGCCTTGTCTGAGAACGTATTGTTTAGCACTCAGATGTATCAAGCGCGCTTCAATGACAACCCGTATTACATTGGTTCTCAAGGCGATAACGATTCATCTATCGATGACAAAACCATTGCCGATGGCTTAGAGCAAAACTATCAGTTTGAGTTTAAGTATTTGCTACCTTGGGGCAATGTTGCGGAGCATGGCTTGCTCGGCGCTTTTCAGCCAATCAAAGATGTGAGCTTTGCTTCGCCAGTCGAATCGGGTGTCAGTTCGATTCTATTTACGCCTTTTTATACCGCTCGTGAGTTGGAAGGTTTAAATAATACCGAGGAGGCGACAGGCTTTAGTTTGGCGTTTGATTGGGATAACCGTGATAGCACACGTAACCCAACCAGAGGTTCTCACACTAACCTTGAGTTCACCACAGGTGCAGATAGCTGGTCTAACGATGACTTATGGCTCAAGTGGACTTTCCAAAATAGTCAGTACTTTGCTTTAGGTCCTTTAGGGGACTTATTCGATCAACAAGTTTTAGCATTCGATTTCTATACGGCTGACACGCCAACGTGGGATAACTGCTCTGGGCAAGATTGTGCTCGTCCGCCAGAAACGGAGCAAGCTCGACTTGGTGGCTTGTATCGATTACGAGGTTATACCGGAGGTCGTTATCACGGTCGCTCTGCGGTTCATTACTCTGCTGAGTACCGAGTACTTCCAGATTGGCAACCACTTGGCGACATCCCGTTGATTAACTACTACGACTTGCCTTGGTGGCAATGGGTAGCGTTTGCTGAATTGGGGCGCGTTGCGGATGAGTACGACATCAAAACACTGCACTCGGACATGAAATGGAGCTTAGGTGGCGCGGTGCGTTTCCAAGTGGAAGGCATTGTTGTACGTGCTGAGTTGGCTCGAGGTGGTGACGAAGGGACCTTTAGGGTCATGATAAACCAGCCTTTCTAA